In one Achromobacter spanius genomic region, the following are encoded:
- a CDS encoding alpha/beta hydrolase produces MGHVLRSRASGLAASLCMTVGLALASGWGGPAQATEPGAKAQVTEGAVLASGVRYEFLARWDTERLNRILQTDTPNFAGTRATYTPARNAVNLYRVSYASVIPERGNLPTVATGLVAVPDTAQTALPMVSYQHGTVYGKHEVPSYPEQSPETQLMIAQFAGQGYAVIGADYFGLGDSTEPEGYMVKGSHQQASYDMLLAARAVLADLKRSSNKLFLAGWSQGGFVTMAFLEKLEAAGVAVQATATASAPVDVFVALNGFLQFPRPNDATWVTSLFILSSFSFENYYGEPGLARSLINPAYYEVSRKAYAREPFNAADVPTDVRKLIKAEYFNPKFFAASAYGRLVAQAQSYRWVIQTPVRNYYGDTDEAISTGLGQLAATYQHAMGAGNAKVEAISTGATTHRGTYAHAVPQWKSWFDAM; encoded by the coding sequence ATGGGCCATGTCTTACGCAGCCGAGCCAGTGGTTTGGCGGCAAGCCTTTGCATGACGGTGGGGCTTGCCCTGGCAAGCGGTTGGGGCGGGCCCGCGCAGGCGACCGAGCCTGGGGCCAAGGCGCAGGTCACTGAAGGCGCCGTGCTGGCCTCGGGCGTGCGCTACGAATTCCTTGCGCGCTGGGACACCGAACGCCTCAACCGCATCCTGCAAACCGACACGCCGAATTTCGCCGGCACGCGCGCCACTTATACGCCCGCGCGTAACGCGGTGAATCTGTACCGCGTCAGCTACGCGTCGGTCATCCCTGAACGCGGCAACCTGCCGACGGTGGCCACCGGCCTCGTCGCCGTGCCGGACACGGCCCAGACCGCATTGCCGATGGTGTCCTACCAGCATGGCACGGTGTACGGCAAACACGAGGTGCCCTCGTACCCCGAACAGTCGCCAGAAACGCAGCTGATGATTGCCCAATTCGCGGGGCAGGGCTACGCGGTGATCGGCGCTGATTACTTCGGGCTGGGCGACTCGACCGAACCCGAGGGCTACATGGTCAAGGGCAGCCATCAACAAGCCAGCTACGACATGCTGCTTGCCGCCCGCGCCGTGCTGGCCGACCTGAAACGCAGCAGCAACAAGCTGTTCCTGGCGGGTTGGTCGCAGGGCGGTTTCGTGACGATGGCCTTTCTGGAAAAACTGGAAGCGGCCGGCGTGGCGGTGCAGGCCACCGCCACGGCCAGCGCGCCGGTTGATGTGTTCGTGGCGCTGAACGGGTTCTTGCAGTTCCCGCGCCCCAATGACGCCACCTGGGTGACCAGCCTGTTCATCCTGTCGTCGTTCTCGTTCGAGAACTACTACGGCGAACCGGGCCTGGCGCGTTCGCTGATCAACCCGGCGTATTACGAGGTGTCGCGCAAGGCTTATGCGCGTGAACCGTTCAACGCCGCCGACGTGCCGACCGATGTGCGCAAGCTGATCAAGGCCGAGTATTTCAACCCGAAGTTCTTCGCCGCATCCGCCTATGGCCGGCTGGTGGCGCAGGCGCAGTCATATCGTTGGGTGATCCAGACGCCCGTACGCAATTACTACGGCGATACAGACGAAGCCATCAGCACGGGCCTGGGTCAGTTGGCGGCCACCTACCAGCACGCGATGGGGGCGGGCAACGCCAAGGTGGAAGCGATTTCAACCGGCGCCACCACGCACCGAGGCACGTACGCGCACGCCGTGCCTCAATGGAAATCCTGGTTTGACGCGATGTGA
- a CDS encoding siderophore ABC transporter substrate-binding protein, whose protein sequence is MTMLKKKSCARRWLLQAGAALALSAAAGVCVAQATVSVKHARGETNVPANPTKTIVMDMAVLDTMHALGVDVSGVPTVAKLPPQLAQYADERYLKVGSLFEPNYEVIHAAQPQLIFVAGRSAPKYDELSKLAPTIDLTANPRDLVGSVTRNTETLAAIYGKEAQAKQQLDALRASISALQGQAATAGTALIVLTTGGKMSAYGPGSRFGVIHDAFGIKPASKDLNVSNHGQAVSFEFIAEMDPDWLFVIDRDAAIGREGVSAQRMLDNELMRPTKAWKNKRVVYLNGFNWYLLGSAGLTAMQQNVDDIAAALAAGK, encoded by the coding sequence ATGACGATGCTGAAAAAAAAGAGCTGTGCCCGCCGTTGGCTGCTACAGGCGGGCGCCGCGTTGGCGCTGAGCGCGGCGGCCGGGGTGTGCGTGGCGCAGGCCACCGTGTCCGTCAAACACGCGCGCGGCGAAACCAACGTGCCTGCCAATCCAACCAAGACCATCGTCATGGACATGGCCGTGCTGGATACGATGCACGCGTTGGGGGTGGATGTGTCGGGCGTGCCCACGGTGGCCAAGCTGCCGCCGCAACTGGCGCAGTACGCCGACGAGCGCTACCTGAAAGTCGGGTCGCTGTTTGAACCCAACTACGAGGTGATCCATGCCGCCCAGCCGCAGCTGATTTTCGTGGCTGGCCGGTCGGCGCCCAAATACGATGAACTGTCCAAGCTGGCTCCCACCATCGACCTGACCGCCAACCCGCGCGACCTGGTCGGCAGCGTGACGCGCAACACCGAAACCCTGGCCGCCATCTACGGCAAAGAGGCGCAGGCCAAGCAGCAGTTGGATGCCTTGCGCGCGTCCATCTCCGCGCTGCAAGGCCAGGCGGCCACGGCCGGCACGGCGCTGATCGTGCTGACCACCGGCGGCAAGATGAGCGCCTATGGTCCGGGTTCGCGCTTTGGCGTCATCCACGATGCGTTTGGCATCAAGCCGGCCTCCAAGGATTTGAACGTGTCGAACCACGGCCAGGCCGTCTCGTTTGAGTTCATTGCCGAGATGGACCCGGACTGGCTCTTCGTGATTGACCGCGATGCCGCGATTGGCCGTGAAGGTGTGTCGGCGCAGCGCATGCTGGACAACGAACTGATGCGTCCCACCAAGGCGTGGAAGAACAAGCGCGTGGTGTATTTGAACGGCTTCAACTGGTATTTGCTGGGCAGCGCCGGCTTGACGGCCATGCAGCAGAACGTGGACGACATCGCGGCGGCGTTGGCGGCGGGAAAGTAG
- a CDS encoding ABC transporter permease yields MLLVALCVASVSLGAGTLSLTALWGGGEEAERAWRLLMVSRVPRTLALLLAGMALAVAGLIMQMLVRNRFVEPTTAGTVESATLGILVVTLLAPDTPVIGKMLTATAFALAGTLLFLALLRRVPLRTPFIVPLIGLILGGVIHAATTFLAFRFDLLQSLHAWTTGDFSGVLRGRYELLWIGFALACAAYAAADRYTVAGMGREFASNLGLNHARLTFVGLLIVSAISAVVVVTAGGIPFLGLIVPNAVSLVLGDNMRRAIPWVAALGGVFVLACDIIGRLVIHPYEIPIGTVVGVVGSVLFLGLLRLRRNRLG; encoded by the coding sequence ATGCTGTTGGTGGCGCTGTGCGTGGCCAGCGTCAGCCTGGGCGCGGGCACGTTGTCGCTTACGGCGCTATGGGGTGGGGGCGAAGAGGCCGAGCGCGCCTGGCGCCTGCTGATGGTCAGCCGCGTGCCGCGCACGCTGGCCTTGCTGCTGGCCGGCATGGCGCTGGCGGTGGCGGGCCTGATCATGCAGATGCTGGTGCGCAACCGCTTTGTGGAACCCACCACCGCCGGCACCGTGGAATCGGCCACGCTGGGCATCCTGGTTGTTACCTTGCTGGCGCCCGACACGCCGGTGATCGGCAAGATGCTCACCGCCACGGCCTTCGCCTTGGCCGGCACCTTGCTGTTCCTGGCGCTGCTGCGCCGCGTGCCGCTGCGCACGCCCTTCATCGTGCCGTTGATCGGCTTGATCCTGGGCGGCGTCATCCACGCGGCAACCACCTTCCTGGCGTTTCGATTCGACCTGTTGCAATCGCTGCACGCCTGGACCACGGGCGATTTCTCGGGCGTGTTGCGCGGCCGTTATGAATTGCTGTGGATCGGCTTTGCGCTGGCATGCGCCGCCTACGCCGCCGCCGACCGTTATACGGTGGCGGGCATGGGGCGCGAGTTCGCCTCCAACCTGGGCCTGAACCACGCGCGGCTGACCTTCGTGGGCCTGCTGATTGTGTCAGCCATTTCGGCGGTGGTGGTAGTGACGGCGGGCGGCATTCCATTCTTGGGGCTGATCGTGCCCAACGCCGTCAGCCTGGTGTTGGGCGACAACATGCGGCGCGCCATTCCGTGGGTGGCGGCGCTGGGCGGCGTGTTCGTGCTGGCCTGCGACATCATTGGCCGGCTGGTGATTCACCCCTACGAAATCCCGATCGGCACCGTGGTCGGCGTGGTCGGCAGCGTCCTGTTCCTGGGCTTGCTGCGACTGCGGAGGAATCGCCTTGGTTGA
- the thiM gene encoding hydroxyethylthiazole kinase — translation MAESPNDTAPLARTCQSLYATLRQDAPLVQCLTNFVSMNIVANVLLAMGASPAMVHATDEAPEFARMAGAVVINIGTLSTPWLESMLLTAAAARQAGIPWVLDPVAHHATAFRRDAVRQLLALQPSIVRGNASEIIALAGGQSAGKGVDARDAVAQAEQSARDIALAHRTVVAVTGETDYVTDGKRSVRITGGCALMPRVTATGCALTALVGAFAAVSKDDPYTAAVAALSCFAIAGRRAGELADGPGSFAWRFLDALAALEADCLTRESPLR, via the coding sequence ATGGCTGAATCCCCGAACGACACCGCCCCCCTGGCGCGGACGTGCCAAAGCCTGTACGCCACGCTGCGGCAAGACGCGCCGCTGGTGCAATGCCTGACCAATTTCGTGTCCATGAACATCGTGGCCAACGTACTGCTGGCGATGGGTGCGTCGCCCGCGATGGTGCACGCCACCGACGAAGCGCCGGAATTCGCGCGCATGGCCGGCGCGGTGGTCATCAACATCGGCACCCTGTCCACGCCGTGGCTGGAAAGCATGCTGCTGACCGCCGCGGCCGCGCGGCAGGCTGGCATTCCCTGGGTGCTGGACCCCGTGGCCCATCACGCCACCGCCTTTCGGCGCGACGCCGTGCGGCAATTGCTGGCCTTGCAGCCGAGCATCGTGCGCGGTAACGCATCCGAGATCATTGCGTTGGCGGGTGGCCAAAGCGCCGGCAAGGGCGTGGACGCGCGTGACGCCGTGGCGCAGGCGGAACAATCGGCCCGCGACATTGCCCTCGCGCATCGCACCGTGGTGGCCGTAACCGGCGAAACCGATTACGTCACCGATGGCAAGCGATCGGTGCGCATTACCGGCGGGTGTGCGCTGATGCCCCGCGTGACCGCCACCGGCTGCGCGCTGACGGCCCTGGTCGGCGCTTTTGCAGCGGTATCCAAAGACGATCCGTACACGGCGGCGGTTGCCGCCCTGTCCTGCTTTGCCATCGCCGGGCGGCGCGCGGGTGAACTGGCCGACGGCCCGGGCTCATTCGCCTGGCGTTTCCTGGATGCGCTGGCGGCCCTGGAAGCCGACTGCCTGACACGGGAATCGCCGCTGCGCTGA
- a CDS encoding MFS transporter, producing MSHPVSPQHRPALVLLALAVGSFAIGTTEFATMSLLPYFSQSLGIDAPTAGHVISAYALGVVVGAPILAVLGAKMPRRRLLIALMGLFAVGNGLSAIAPDYHWMLFFRFLSGLPHGAYFGIASLVASSLVPANRRTMAVGRVFLGLTVATIIGVPMANWLGQVVGWRWSFGLVSLLAVLTMISVAVYAPDTPADRKASPLRELSALGRGQVWITLAIGAVGFGGLFSVYTYLADTLTAVTQVAPSTVPFVLSAFGVGLTVGNMVVPIFADRAVMRTAGLLLVWSAVVLALFPLMAHNVWLITLNVFLVGVGGALGTVLQTRLMDVAGDAQGLAAALNHSAFNTANALGPLLGGLAIAAGYGWTSTGWVGSLLALGSMPLWLWAVMLERRHRAARQAQLVASTESA from the coding sequence ATGTCTCACCCTGTTTCCCCGCAGCACCGGCCCGCGCTGGTGCTGCTTGCCCTTGCTGTCGGCAGCTTCGCCATCGGAACCACCGAGTTCGCCACGATGAGCCTGCTGCCCTATTTTTCGCAGTCGCTGGGCATCGACGCGCCCACGGCCGGCCACGTCATCAGCGCCTATGCGCTGGGCGTGGTGGTCGGCGCGCCGATCCTGGCCGTGCTGGGCGCGAAGATGCCGCGCCGCCGCCTGCTGATCGCCCTGATGGGGCTGTTCGCCGTGGGCAACGGCCTGAGCGCCATCGCGCCCGACTATCACTGGATGCTGTTCTTCCGCTTTCTTAGCGGGCTGCCCCACGGCGCGTACTTCGGCATTGCGTCGCTGGTGGCCAGTTCGCTGGTGCCGGCCAACCGCCGCACCATGGCCGTGGGCCGCGTGTTCCTGGGCCTGACGGTCGCCACCATCATCGGCGTGCCCATGGCCAACTGGCTGGGCCAGGTGGTCGGCTGGCGCTGGAGCTTCGGCCTGGTATCGCTATTGGCGGTGCTGACCATGATCAGCGTGGCCGTTTACGCCCCCGACACGCCCGCCGACCGCAAGGCCAGCCCGCTGCGCGAACTAAGCGCGCTGGGCCGAGGCCAGGTCTGGATCACGCTGGCGATCGGCGCGGTGGGTTTTGGTGGTTTGTTCTCGGTGTACACGTACCTGGCCGACACGCTTACCGCCGTTACGCAAGTTGCGCCCAGCACCGTGCCCTTCGTGCTCAGCGCGTTTGGCGTGGGGCTGACGGTGGGCAACATGGTGGTGCCGATCTTCGCGGACCGCGCCGTGATGCGCACGGCGGGCTTGCTGCTGGTGTGGTCGGCTGTCGTGCTGGCGTTGTTTCCCCTGATGGCGCACAACGTCTGGCTGATCACGCTGAACGTCTTCCTGGTAGGCGTGGGCGGCGCGCTGGGCACCGTGCTGCAAACCCGCTTGATGGATGTGGCGGGTGATGCCCAGGGCTTGGCCGCCGCGCTGAACCATTCCGCCTTCAACACCGCCAATGCGCTGGGCCCTCTTCTGGGCGGCCTGGCGATTGCCGCTGGCTACGGCTGGACGTCCACCGGCTGGGTGGGCAGCCTGCTGGCCCTGGGCAGCATGCCCTTGTGGCTGTGGGCCGTGATGCTGGAGCGGCGCCACCGCGCCGCGCGCCAGGCTCAACTGGTCGCCAGCACGGAATCGGCATAA
- a CDS encoding ligand-gated channel protein codes for MSSNDLALGGRVLTSRTQLAAALCAAGLGMGPGAAWAQNANEAKTLETVVVTASGYEQQIQDAPASISVITREDLDKKFYRDVNDALLEVPGVIITGGGDRQDISLRGMGPQYTLILIDGKRQSSRETRTNSDSAGVEGGWTPPLAAIERIEVVRGPMSSLYGSDAMGGVINIITRKVPDEWGGEIRMDTTIQESNKSGDIYQGNFYLAGPIKNDLLGLQIYGQASQRDEDDIVNGFRKRNSDSVTAKLALTPNRDHDIVLEATTMRQKMQETLGKTVAPLEPGVACPRTGCPASGQNDYRSNKWALSHTGRWGWAVSDSYVQQEEFDNRSRQMKVKNLNLQTSWTMPLGSHMLTLGGTYLSQRLNDQTGNQLAGGPSKVDRYQWALFAEDEWRLTESFAVTTGLRMDEDENFGTHFSPRLYGVWHMADRWTLKGGVSTGFRAPDLRQTVAGWGQVSRGGNMYGNPDLTPEKSVTEEIGILYDDGEGFNAGLTLFNNDFKDKITRVACPLSQCTEGPNQFGSNPTTYMNVDKAVSRGVEASMKLPLARDWSMTSSYTYTKSEQKSGQYKGEPLNQLPKHLFTTTVNWQASDALEAWARVNYRGKESQPTTGASSSAVVAPSYTFVDMGASYAVNKTVSVYAGIYNLFDKQVTYDDYEYVEDGRRYWLGVGVKF; via the coding sequence ATGAGCAGCAACGATCTGGCCTTGGGCGGCCGTGTTTTGACATCGCGCACGCAGTTGGCGGCGGCACTTTGCGCAGCGGGTTTGGGCATGGGCCCGGGGGCGGCGTGGGCGCAGAACGCCAACGAAGCCAAGACCCTGGAAACCGTCGTGGTAACGGCCAGTGGCTACGAACAGCAGATTCAGGATGCGCCCGCGTCCATCAGCGTGATCACCCGCGAAGACCTGGACAAGAAGTTCTACCGCGACGTGAACGACGCCTTGCTGGAAGTGCCGGGCGTCATCATCACGGGTGGCGGTGACCGCCAGGACATCAGCCTGCGTGGCATGGGCCCGCAATACACGCTGATCCTGATCGACGGCAAGCGCCAGAGCTCTCGTGAAACCCGCACCAACTCGGATTCCGCCGGCGTGGAAGGCGGCTGGACGCCGCCGCTGGCCGCCATCGAGCGCATCGAAGTGGTGCGCGGCCCGATGTCGTCGCTGTATGGTTCGGACGCCATGGGCGGGGTGATCAACATCATCACTCGCAAGGTTCCCGATGAATGGGGCGGCGAGATCCGCATGGACACGACCATTCAGGAAAGCAATAAATCGGGCGACATCTACCAGGGCAACTTCTACCTGGCGGGTCCCATCAAGAACGATTTGCTGGGTTTGCAGATCTACGGCCAGGCCTCGCAACGCGACGAAGACGACATCGTCAACGGCTTTCGCAAGCGCAATTCGGACAGCGTCACGGCCAAGCTGGCGCTGACGCCCAACCGCGACCACGACATCGTGCTGGAAGCCACCACGATGCGCCAGAAAATGCAGGAAACGCTGGGCAAGACGGTGGCCCCGCTGGAGCCGGGCGTGGCGTGCCCACGCACCGGCTGCCCGGCGTCGGGCCAGAACGACTACCGCAGCAACAAGTGGGCGCTGTCGCACACCGGGCGCTGGGGCTGGGCCGTGTCGGACAGCTATGTGCAGCAGGAAGAGTTTGACAACCGCTCGCGTCAGATGAAGGTCAAGAACCTAAATCTGCAAACCAGCTGGACCATGCCGCTGGGCTCGCACATGCTGACCTTGGGCGGCACCTATTTGAGCCAGCGCCTGAACGACCAGACCGGTAACCAACTGGCCGGCGGCCCCAGCAAGGTCGACCGCTATCAGTGGGCCTTGTTTGCTGAAGACGAATGGCGCCTGACCGAATCGTTTGCCGTCACCACCGGCCTGCGCATGGACGAAGACGAAAACTTCGGCACCCATTTCAGCCCGCGCCTGTATGGCGTGTGGCACATGGCTGACCGCTGGACCTTGAAGGGCGGCGTGTCCACGGGTTTTCGCGCACCGGACCTGCGCCAGACGGTGGCGGGCTGGGGCCAGGTCAGCCGGGGCGGCAACATGTACGGCAACCCCGACCTGACGCCCGAGAAGTCGGTCACCGAGGAAATCGGCATCCTGTATGACGATGGCGAAGGCTTCAACGCCGGCCTGACTTTGTTCAACAACGACTTCAAGGACAAGATCACCCGCGTGGCTTGCCCCTTGTCGCAATGCACGGAAGGCCCCAACCAGTTCGGCTCCAATCCCACCACCTACATGAACGTGGACAAGGCCGTGTCGCGTGGCGTCGAAGCCAGCATGAAGCTGCCGCTGGCGCGTGACTGGTCCATGACCAGCAGCTACACGTACACCAAGTCGGAACAGAAGTCGGGCCAGTACAAGGGTGAGCCGCTGAACCAACTGCCCAAGCATTTGTTCACCACCACGGTGAACTGGCAGGCGTCGGACGCGCTGGAAGCCTGGGCGCGCGTGAACTACCGAGGCAAGGAAAGCCAGCCCACCACGGGCGCGTCGTCGTCGGCGGTGGTGGCGCCGTCCTATACCTTCGTGGACATGGGCGCGTCGTACGCGGTGAACAAGACCGTATCGGTGTATGCCGGCATCTACAACCTGTTCGACAAGCAGGTCACGTATGACGACTACGAGTACGTGGAAGACGGCCGCCGTTACTGGCTGGGCGTGGGCGTGAAATTCTGA
- a CDS encoding ABC transporter ATP-binding protein, whose product MIDIAEVSKQYGDSVVVDDVTLQLPAQGITAIIGPNGAGKSTLLSMVSRLLPVSAGQIRVDGLDVTRADSRELARRLAILRQDNHLPLRLTVRDLVAFGRYPHTGGRLTLDDKAHIDRALAYLNLEPLADRYLDEMSGGQRQRAFVAMVLCQDTRYVLLDEPLNSLDMKHAVAMMGTLRRAADELGKTVVLVLHDINFASSYADRIVAMRQGRVAHQGTPAELIRPEVLSPLYELPIDVHDIGGKRICVYYR is encoded by the coding sequence ATGATAGACATCGCAGAAGTCAGCAAGCAATACGGCGATAGCGTGGTGGTGGATGACGTCACCCTGCAACTGCCGGCCCAGGGCATAACCGCCATCATCGGCCCCAACGGCGCGGGCAAGTCCACCTTGCTTTCCATGGTGAGCCGCCTGCTGCCCGTGTCCGCCGGACAGATCCGGGTGGACGGGCTGGACGTGACCCGCGCGGACAGCCGCGAGCTGGCGCGTCGCCTGGCCATCCTGCGGCAAGACAACCACCTGCCGCTGCGCCTGACCGTCAGGGACCTGGTGGCGTTCGGCCGCTATCCGCACACGGGCGGCCGGCTGACGCTGGACGACAAGGCCCACATCGACCGCGCGCTTGCGTACCTGAACCTGGAACCGCTGGCGGACCGCTACCTGGACGAGATGTCGGGCGGGCAGCGCCAGCGCGCCTTTGTGGCGATGGTGCTGTGCCAGGACACGCGCTACGTGTTGCTGGACGAGCCCTTGAACAGCCTGGACATGAAGCACGCGGTGGCCATGATGGGCACCTTGCGCCGCGCGGCGGACGAGCTGGGCAAGACCGTGGTGCTGGTGCTGCACGACATCAATTTTGCGTCCAGCTATGCGGACCGCATCGTGGCGATGCGCCAGGGCCGCGTGGCCCACCAGGGCACCCCGGCGGAACTGATCCGGCCCGAGGTGCTGAGCCCGTTGTATGAACTGCCGATCGATGTGCATGACATCGGCGGCAAGCGCATCTGCGTGTATTACCGTTAG
- a CDS encoding response regulator transcription factor translates to MLFSQSAPARRILLIDDDVELAQMLQEYLEPNHCLLSLAHTGAHGLALLAQHDYDLILLDLMLPDGNGLDLLKQYRQRSRRPVIMFTAHGGETDRVLGLEFGADDYLAKPFSPRELKARMTAVLRRFEEIPETTRPSLTVGALSLDPATGRARLDTEEVPLTGAEQRILELLMRAPGQVVAREQIGLYALGRRPDRYDRSIDTHISALRKKLHLDQANGALSIRNLRGLGYVLAGSA, encoded by the coding sequence ATGCTCTTCTCACAATCAGCGCCTGCGCGCCGCATCCTGCTCATCGACGACGACGTCGAACTGGCGCAGATGCTGCAGGAATACCTTGAACCCAATCATTGCCTGCTCAGCCTGGCTCACACGGGCGCCCACGGGCTTGCCCTGTTGGCGCAGCACGACTACGACCTGATCCTGCTGGACCTGATGCTGCCAGATGGCAATGGCCTGGACCTGCTAAAGCAATACCGGCAACGATCGCGACGCCCGGTCATCATGTTCACGGCGCACGGCGGTGAAACCGACCGCGTGTTGGGACTCGAATTCGGCGCCGACGACTATCTGGCCAAGCCCTTCAGCCCGCGCGAGCTCAAGGCGCGCATGACGGCGGTGCTGCGGCGCTTTGAAGAAATTCCGGAAACCACCCGGCCCAGCCTGACGGTGGGCGCCTTGTCGCTGGACCCGGCCACGGGCCGCGCGCGGCTGGACACCGAAGAGGTGCCGCTGACAGGCGCCGAGCAGCGCATCCTGGAACTGCTGATGCGCGCGCCCGGCCAAGTGGTGGCGCGCGAGCAGATCGGCCTGTATGCGCTGGGCCGACGGCCTGACCGCTACGACCGCAGCATCGACACCCACATCAGCGCCTTGCGCAAGAAGCTGCATCTGGACCAGGCCAACGGCGCGCTGTCGATCCGCAACCTGCGAGGCCTGGGCTATGTGCTGGCGGGTTCGGCCTGA
- a CDS encoding HAMP domain-containing sensor histidine kinase, producing the protein MPWLLPTRSLFWRAFLTFWSAMAIILVCGMLFTAAVAWYRINSLDGLNPASLTHDAEQVARIHGEGGLQRWVEAMDQRYSALKIYILDANDAEILGRTLPARMHDWLSAYRAASDRPMQADLLSPDPAGQRVSWWQPQRLVLPDGSERLMLFLPFDSSHWEVLGLSPVALALLLFALAVTAPFCWALTRHVTAPLTQLRHTTHALAAGDLDAHTPAKLAGRKDELGLLARDFNAMADRLKAVVDTREQLLHNIAHELRSPLARLRLASELARRKDERQDVQLDRIERECERLDALVGSTLRLARLGALPEPRDVLDLSDIVSAVVDDARFEASEQQLRIVWEPQAPVPLIGDRDSLSSAIENVMRNALRFAPAHSAIRVRLLEHADVVCVEIEDRGPGVAQEDLESLFEPFFRAASGASTPGSGAGLGLSIAQAAVAAHKGRIRARNVSPQGLSVRIELPREARQPLSTGIRT; encoded by the coding sequence ATGCCCTGGTTGTTGCCCACGCGGTCGCTGTTCTGGCGCGCATTCCTGACGTTCTGGTCTGCCATGGCCATCATCCTGGTCTGCGGCATGCTGTTCACGGCGGCCGTCGCCTGGTATCGCATCAATTCCCTGGACGGCCTGAATCCCGCCAGCCTGACGCACGACGCGGAACAGGTGGCGCGCATCCATGGCGAAGGCGGGCTGCAACGCTGGGTCGAAGCGATGGACCAGCGCTATTCCGCGCTGAAGATCTACATCCTGGACGCAAACGACGCCGAAATCCTGGGCCGCACGCTGCCCGCCCGCATGCACGATTGGCTGAGCGCCTATCGCGCGGCATCCGATCGGCCCATGCAGGCGGACCTGCTTTCCCCCGATCCCGCGGGCCAACGCGTGTCATGGTGGCAACCCCAGCGTCTGGTGCTGCCTGATGGGTCCGAACGGCTGATGCTGTTCCTGCCCTTCGATTCCTCGCACTGGGAAGTGCTGGGGCTGTCGCCCGTGGCGCTGGCCTTGCTGCTGTTCGCGCTGGCCGTCACGGCGCCCTTCTGTTGGGCGCTGACGCGTCACGTCACCGCGCCCCTGACGCAGTTGCGCCACACCACGCATGCCTTGGCGGCGGGCGACCTGGACGCCCATACGCCGGCCAAGCTGGCCGGGCGCAAGGACGAACTTGGCCTGCTTGCGCGCGACTTCAACGCCATGGCGGACCGCTTGAAGGCGGTGGTGGATACGCGCGAACAATTGCTGCACAACATCGCGCACGAGCTGCGGTCACCGCTGGCCCGCCTGCGCCTTGCCAGCGAGCTGGCGCGCCGCAAGGACGAACGCCAGGACGTGCAACTGGACCGCATCGAACGTGAATGCGAGCGGCTGGACGCGCTGGTCGGCAGCACCTTGCGGCTGGCCCGCCTGGGCGCGCTGCCGGAACCGCGCGACGTGCTGGACCTGAGCGACATCGTCAGCGCGGTGGTGGACGACGCCCGCTTTGAAGCCAGCGAACAGCAGCTGCGTATCGTGTGGGAGCCGCAGGCGCCTGTGCCCCTCATCGGCGACCGCGACAGCCTGTCCAGCGCCATCGAAAACGTCATGCGCAACGCGCTGCGCTTCGCGCCCGCCCACAGCGCGATCCGGGTGCGGCTGCTGGAGCACGCCGATGTCGTTTGCGTAGAGATTGAAGACCGGGGGCCCGGGGTTGCGCAGGAAGACCTGGAATCCCTGTTCGAACCATTTTTCCGCGCCGCCTCGGGCGCCAGCACGCCGGGTTCCGGCGCGGGCCTGGGCCTGTCCATTGCCCAGGCCGCGGTGGCGGCACATAAAGGCCGCATCCGGGCACGCAACGTCTCGCCGCAGGGCTTGAGCGTGCGCATCGAACTGCCGCGCGAGGCGCGGCAACCGTTGTCCACCGGCATCAGAACGTGA